CATCGTGGTTCCTTGGCCGCGGGCTAGGCAGCCCTTGCCAAGTCAGCCAAAATTTAACAGCTAAATAATGCCGACCTTGCAGTCAGACCATTGTGGGGGATAACCCATAACAGAGCACCCTAATTGAAGGGCAAGTCTTGCATGCGTCGCTGTTTATATATATACCATCACATTATGGAACATCAGATTATTTGGTTTCTATATAGGACTTACAATATTTAAGGACTTAAGTGAAGTGTGTGCacacgatcaaagtaaaaacaAGACCTTTTGCTAATGTCAAACCAAATAAGGAGAGCACgctttcgaaaaagaaaaagaaaaaggaaaagaacgcGCAGATATTTACCTCTAGAACGATGGTTTGAGGCTATCCAATTAGAGCCCGGTTAAATATTTAACCAAAAGAAGATcattgaaaattgaagaaatacGCATTATGAGAAAGTAATTTGTTTCTAATTGCAAAACTGttgcattttcaaaacatgTTTAATGAGGACTAATAGGGGTACAagtcaaaaatagatttttcctTGGATAAGTTTTGGAACATTTGACCGTGtttgttaaaaatataaaatttatattccaaaaatagaaattctttttataacAGCATAAAATTTTGGACCTCCTCCTCCTTGATCTCACCACCGCCCTTTGCCGGACCTGCCTGCTCGTAGAGCTCGTCATTCTCGTCCACCTTGCCACATAGCCAAGCAGTCTCGAAGTGGCAAATCTTGGCTTCAAATAATGGCTCAATTACCATGATACTACTGCTCTTGATATGGTTGTGGATGAGAATCATGTTGAGGCGGGTGTTATTATGGATGTAATTGAGGCCATGCACAATGTTGGTGGAGATATACATCCTTGATATCTAGGTCCCAAGGGCTGTGAAATAAGGCATGTTTAGGTTTCCCAAGCAATTTGAGAGGCCGGCATTGTCAACAAACTCATAGACCAAGAATATGTTGTGGCTAGAGGCGGAGGCGCTAAGCAGCTTTGCGAAGCTAACCAGGTGGCTCTGGCAGATCATCTTGAGGAGGTCCTTGAGGTGGCTCATGTCAATCTTGCGCTTGAACTTGCTGGAAAATGACAATGTCCGTGCTGTGGAGAGAGCAATGCCAGGACAAGGAGGATGAGGAGTAGCGAGGTTTGGCAAGGAAGTTGTTGGTGGCAGAGCAGAGCTTGGAGAAGTCATAAATGATGAGATTGTCCATGGGGGAGTGGTGAAAACCAAAGAGGGGTGAGGTGTTGGTGCCAGCGCTAGTGACAGAGGAGGTGGAGATGTAATgcatgtttggtaacgtttctattttctcgattttttttgttcattgaacaaaaaaaaagaataaaaatctatttggtaacatcaattaattttttttatttttcggaatacAAAAGTGCTAgggaatatatttgaaatagaaataagaagtagaaaaaatagctttttattttcaagaacaatttctaaaaataatttatttatttatttacctttttgttttcttcctccttggccCCCATCATTGCCCACTACTACTCAACCACCGCCGGTTGCCACTGACTGCCGTTGCCGTGGCGGCTGCGGCAAAGaagaataacaaaaagaaaaaaaaagtcttaaaaattattaaaaaattaaaagaaattttatgttacaaaaaaatttgtaaattgtACCAAATGCAAACttgttctttttccatttcaagaatataaattttatatagttaccaaatgtaTTATTTTACTTACAAATTGTTATTGggaataaaattagaaaaagattattttttaaaaaagaaattattctccaaaatagaaacattaccaaGTAGACTTGTAATAGCCACCGTTGGAAGACGTGGAGGCGAGGGGGTGAAGGAGGCAAAGATCAATCTGGGGGTCTAGGATGGAGAGtctcgaggaggaggaggaggtgggtgGTTTTCTCATGGAAGAACGCACgcaaagagagaacaaaaacaataataataataaaaattgtttctatcccaaaaatagaaaatttatactTTTCATTTATATTCCTAACTTATTTTTAGGTACAAAATTTATCtcatatcaaatgaatttatgttctaaacctatttttgagatcataaaataaaaaaataaagacataaAGTGATTATCATACGTGTTCTAAATGCTTTAACGATGTTTTGTAATATATTTCATCTAATTATGACGTTTGGTCGCAAGCTTGGGATTGAAAAATGGGCAAGTAGGAATGAAAGGAGAAACACTTGCTCGTGCCTCCCGCCCACCCTCAAACATTGCAGTCGCATCTTACGTAAGTCTTCGGAAAGCGACCCATTTCCTTGCTCCAAAAGCCAGAAAGAAAGCCAAAGGCCTCTTGTCTTGCGTCTATTTTGCCATTTTCCACGGTCTGTTCCTCTTGCACGCGAGAGGATAAGACAGGTTGTTCGTACGTAATTTACATCATAGCCAAAAGCGTTTTcttttgggaaaagaaaattagattgGAACGTCACTTGAAATGCGAGGAGCACTCTCGCAAGAAAAATGTCTACGTTATTATCCTTATTTTtctatattataaataatctATTTCGgataacaagaaaataaataataaataattaaaaattattgtgagatctattatttcaaaaacagtTATGTTAACAAAGTTATTCtcgtaattctatttaaaaGCTGAAAGACTATTCCCTATCTTGTAAGCTCATTATCGAATCCATTTTTAGCTGTCGGATCAACAGCTTATCACACGACTTGACCCAATCGAAGAGTCGTGTTCTTTGGGAAGCTTCTTGGCCCTGACACAGACCCATTATCCGTTAAGTGGAATTTGTGTCAAAACTATTTGGGCAATGATTGTGACCGACTTGaactttggttttttttttttttttttttttttttcaagactcgaactttgtttgttttgtaaaaaataaataattttaccagcatttatttaaaaaaaaaggttgaataTCACGTGGATTTCACCtctgtgaaaatatttaaagataaattattgtcgataatgaatatatttttcattaattaattattttaagcaatgcAAGCgatgaaatttaagaaaatatttttcgaatcatttatttttcataaaacacgcACCGTTATTTTACTGAATGCTTGTTGCAAGCGTAAACGAGTGCTTCTAATGTTATCATCATGTGAATTCAAATGAACGTGCTCTGTTTTTGTATGGTACAACGGATTGCGTGGCCTCCGTATGAGATCCATGTGATTCATTTGTCGGAATGCATTGAGCCTGTGCAAGATTATGCACAGATTTTTCTTGGACGTCATGAGATTTGGTTCGGCGGACGAGGCATTAATCTATGCAACTaagaatcttttctttttgacataTTAAAGTACACATCAAACTTTTAGAACAGGGAGGAAACGCATAAAATTTCACACAGTATCCAAATAGAAGATGTGTGGCAAAagtattataatattttgaaggGAAAAAGTATTTATTCATTATGACATACtcactttaaatattttttttgtgataccaTAAATTCAAACTTGTACCTCTATAACACatttttcccataaaaaattttgtgataccaaaaatctcaaatctgtACTCATATAACATGCCTACCCAAAACTTGTACTTACATAACACATTTACTTCCTTCAAAATTCTATTAATGAACTCACTAAATCTATTTACATGGACAACAAAAAGCAAATAGTGTTGACGTAACGCTCACGTGGCAGACGTATCCAACTCATtatatgttttctcttcttgttttctttttcctttctttttcacttccACCTTCGTTTTCTCGCTTGGTTTGGCAATGGTGATGATGTTGGTGATGGCGACAGCAAGGGCAGTGGCGATGgcgaaggaggaaagaaaaaattcatgataGAGTAAATGTTAGGAtctaagtttgagatttttttttttttgtcataaaaaagaaCTAAATCTATTAGAGAGatatagtttgagatttttgaatGAATGTGTTACGTGACTAcaaatttttggtttttggtgtGACTAAATGTATCTCAATAGTAAGCATAATTTAAGATATCTTGTGGCTTTTATCCTATTTCAAATGTAAGATCGCATTCTGATCTAATAATTTAGACTTTTAAAGTAACAAGTAGAACAATAGCTCCATATGATGTGATTGGCAAGCCAATCACATTCTTCGCACGAAAGTCATCAATCGACTTtagtattttaaatttttgaattcttgtcTTTTACTGGCTCACTCCGGTTAGATATACCAATCAGATGAGCTTTTCTCCGGCGATATAGAAAGCTAGGCTATAATATATTTCGTATCGAGTTAGGGAATCGCTAATGTTGATAGCCTCAATGTAGTATGttaagcccaaaaaaaaaaaaaaaaaagggaaggaagaagtagaagaaggagGCAGCAGGAATCAAGAATATTCCCTTCAACGTCAAAATCTTTGCTCTGTATTTTTTCTTGCTTGCCGTACCCGAAACCCAACAGATAACTAAACCCCACAATTTTCGCAGAAAgcagggaagagagagagagagtaatgaCCGAAGCGCTGAAGCGAGACTACCGAATCTGCGAGGAGATCGGGCGCGGCCGCTTCGGCGTCGTCCGCCGCTGCGAGCCCCtccgcgccgccgccgcgccctcctccgcctcctccctcGCCGTCAAGTCCATCGACAAGTCCGCCGTCTCCGGGGACGACCTCGACTCCCACTGCCTCCTCATGGAGCCCAAGGTGCTGTCCCTCCTCTCCCCGCACCCGAACCTCCTCCGCCTCCACAATGCCTACGAGGACCCCTCCCACCTCCACCTCGTCCTCGACCTCTGCGACTCCCCCGACCTCCACCGCGCCGTCGCCTCCGCCGGCTCCCTCCCGGAGCCCGAGGCCGCCCGGATCCTCGCCCAGCTGATGCGCGCCGTCGCCCACTGCCACCGCCACGGCGTCGTCCACCGGGACATCAAGCCCGACAACGTACTCTTCGACTCCCGGGGGCGGCTGAGGCTCGCGGACTTTGGCTCCGCGGAGGTGATCGGGGGAGAGTCGGGGGCGGGGTTGAGGGGGATCGTGGGGACGCCGTACTACGTGGCGCCGGAGGTGGTGGAGGGGAGGGAGTACGGGGAGAAGGTGGACGTGTGGAGCGCCGGGGTGGTGCTGTACGTGATGCTGGCGGGGTTCCCGCCGTTCTACGGCGAGAGCGCGGCGGAGATCTTCGGGGCGGTGCTGAGGGCCAACCTGAGGTTCCCGCCGCGGGTCTTCCGGTCGGTGTCGGCCACGGCGAAGGATCTGCTCAGGAAGATGCTGTGCAGGGACGTTTCCAGGAGATTCTCTGCCGATCAAGTCCTGAGTgagttctctttttccttttccttttgggtcaatttaataaatcattCAAGTTCTGTTCTTGTTGTAATTACTCATCAAGCGTTTGAATGAACTAAAAATCCGATCTTGGAGCGGCATCAGTTTCTTAGATTCACCTTCAGCTTGGTATTTTGGTGATACTTAGGACCATCTATCCATCtgggttgtttcttttttcccagaAAAACTCAGACAGAATTGAGAAAAACTTCAAATATGCTGCttcaaaagcaaaaaggaaaacttcACTCATGAAGGTTAAGCACAGTGTCTGTGGGGACAATGTGTAATATAAAAACTCATCTGGACCCATTGCAATCTGTCTGATCTTAGCTAAAATCCTGTGATTTGTgattgtttatgtttttttaactGGATAAGTGATGACGATGCAGGGCATCCATGGGTAACCAGCTTCGGAGGAGCAGAGGCGACCGATCAACAAATCTTAAACTGAGTGAATGAACAGCTTTTCGTTCTCGTCTTTTGTCGCTGTTAGCATTAGTAAGGGCATGCGAGCTGCTGTGAATAGTCTGTGAAGGAGTGGCTTGATGCGATTGTAAATATAGCCATGAAGTAAGGAGGGAAAGTGACTGGGTGCTCTCAGGAAGGTTTTGTTGTGATGTACATGGATGGATTTTCCCGGAAGGAAGGAAGCCACTGttccctcttcctttctttgagGGGGATTGCGTTTGTAAATTTCGCAGTAAAGAAGGCTCGTCTGGCTgatagactctctctctctctccctctctctcgatgCGCAGTTAGTACTCTGCAGATGGAGACAAATTTGACTCTGATCACTCTCCGTACCGTACCACTGCTCCGTAATTATCGCTTTTCTTAGAATGCACTCCTGCCAAGTGTCAAGCGGTCCAACTTGAATCCGTAGTTCGATCGACACGTGTGCCGCCGGCCTCCCTCTTCAGATTTTCCAgattctcctttctctctttcccgtTACTCTATTCTACCgtactctctttctctctcttgcttttgCTTCAAACGGTCGCCGGAGAATTTCGATCGATCTCGCCCTTGACGCCCGCGCGGCCGCGGCGTCCTTCGGCATCGAACGGCTCGCTGCTTGCTCCGGTCTCTCTCTTCACGAGAGTCGAACTGCCGTGACTGCCGTGAACCTCTGCAGCCGCTGTTTGGGAGACGGAGCCGAAGTCATGGATGAGGCCCTTTTTGGCGCGCCTCTGATTTCCATGCAAATGTCCTTCGCCGTGAGTACAAGGAAGAACACGACACGCTCCAAACATAAGTACAACGTAACTCGACACGATTTCTTGAGTCAAATTTGAACGTTTGTGACTTCTTGTCGTCCATGAGTCGCCAGGTGCAAGCTAGCCTGTGGTGGGTCGCCAGTCACCCCGTGGGCGGTGATTGGTCAAgcccaaggaaaaagaagaaaagacaaaaagaaaaagaaaaagaaaaggaaaggaaaaaaactaaaaaatcgattttaaaaataataaaataataaaaattattgaaaatgaatgtACGCTTAAAAATATTCCCTGCCGAACGACGAAAAACATTTtatagttcattttcaaattttaaccgaacatttgaaaatatgattatttttctaaaaaaaaaaagcttaccggaaaataatttccagaaaCGCAATATCTTTCATAAAATAAACGGAAACTAAATGTATAATTTTATTACGGCAATCGGAATTAGATTCCACATCCTTTTAGTTGTGCTGTAGATATTAATATTGCAGATTCAAAGTCATTCCGGGTTTCGCTCCTCCAATGGGCCATGCATTTCCCTAGAATATTAATTTCTACTAATTACAGATTCTGTTTTTGCTTTGTGTTGTTCGAATGTAAAACCTAATTCTATAAGATAAAAATTAGATACAGTTAGACTCGATTTGAATACATAGTTGAGGAGACCGTgtttcttaatatatatatttttatagcGGAATAACTATTATTAAATAGTTCAAGAAAATTCCTGTATGAAGATTGTCAATTTATATATCgagaaattatccaatcaatcctaaatcttttgtaagAATGTCAATGCACTCctacaatttttaattttatcaatttaattgtaaatcattatgtgaaattccaatgtattttttccaatcaattgtTGTAAAAAACGTTGCCAGCAATATGTCCAATGATAGCTTAATTTTGGATTATCGGTGTGGATAATATATTGATAGATATAGAAATTTAGTCCAAACATGTACAAATATTATGCCGTGGAATTGCTGTGTCAATTAACATTTCTTTGCATTTAATTTCAGCTACAAATTTCTCGTTGACCAAAAAGTTAAAGTATATGCTCTGATTGCTTTTGGATTATCATATAGGCCATTTAGTGACTTGTACGTGCCCGCAAAACATTCGGTATTGTGTTTATTGCGAATGATGTCAAAAGCCGAACTGCATATTAGTAGATTCATATCACAAACCAATGTCAATTTTTAAGGATCAGGAATCCCCTACGCGATTGGATCAAACCGGCCAATTCCGGGCGGTTCTCGGGTCATGGGTCCAATTCTTGGTTCCATAAAAACGAAACCAGTTAATTTTGGTTCGGTCCCTAattttggattggattggttattattattatttaatttttacaaaTATGTAAAATActacaaataaaaactaaaccCAACTTGACGCACGGTTCGTTCCGTCCCTTGCGCATGGCTTTTCACTGTCTTTGAATCTTCACTCTTCAGACTTCGGTTCAGTGTTGAGTCTTCTTGCCCCACCTCCAAGCCCCACTCTCACGCATGCTCTGCAGTTCAGTAATCGCGCCTACAACTCTAAGCCCAAGTCGGGCCTTGTGGCCTCCTCTGAGTCACTCTTCAGTCTTCTTGCCAGACCCTCTTGCTCGATCGGAGTCGCTCGTGCCTCCAACTCCAAGCCCTAATCGCGCCTTAGGCTCTGAGTTGCTTGCGCCTCGCGTCCCTCTCGCTGTCGTCTGGACTGTCTCGCTCAACCTTCTGTTCGCAGCTAGCTCGCCACCATCGAGGTACATATCGTGCTCTATTTTTGCACATCATCGCTCTGTTTGTTTTCAGTCAAATTACCCCTAGGAAAGACCTGTTAAACATGGATGGATGTCTTCGGTATATCTTTATTCTTTGTCTATAAACCAGCAACTTCACCGGAGTCAACAAGATGATATGGACACATCATGTTTCTGTTCACTTTCAGGCGGCCAAGTGGGATTCGTGTTCCAAAAGCACCACCATTACTTATTTAAGATCGTACAGTTTAATTAAAGACCACTTCAATCGGGAACAGGAAAGCGACTTTGAACGGGAACAAGAATCAAAGCCAAGAAGAAGGACGTGGCTGTTGATAAACTTGTGAAACTGATAAAATTTTTTGGATGTGTACGCTGCAAAAGCATGGTTTTTGTATTAGTTATAGTTGTTGGTTAGTGATGTTGTGTGCAAATATATGGTGTAGTTTATAGATGATGGACAAGAGATCAATTAGGATAATTGAAGGACAAAGAATATGGGATATGGGAAATAATTTCattagttggataaaataattatacaatAATTGAAGGAGGTGTTGGTAAGGGAGCTACGTGATGTGGATTTTATGCTTAGCTCCCCTCACTCTTTTATATTTGTTGTTCTACTATGCTCTCCCCTCTTTCAAGGTGCTCTGccaacattctagatttgtgtAGAATGTTGTTCACTTTGGCTTAATTTAGAGAgttctagattgtagtttatcctctcttcttctagagagaTCTACACATGTGCttctacatttttctctttcttccaaaaacttcatctagggaattctagaagtttagcaactctagaaaattctagaaaatggatcaccatttccaacactcccccttgatccATTTTCGGGATACTTTGGCTATTGTAGTTTGTCCCATGTCTTTTATTCCGTTTTCGTCCACGATCCCTTGCATTCTCTTGTCGAACCACTTGCACTTGCCTTTGAACATGCATGACTTTTCTTCAACGATGCCCCATATGTCTTGAGGCATCAAAATGCTTTCAGTTGTAATTGTTAGCTCgggctctggctctggctccGGCTTTGGTtctggctctggctctggctctggctctgTTGGCTCTCGCTTGAGCTCTGGCCTTTGATTCTAGCTCTAGCTTCGGCTCTAGCTCTGTTGGCTCTCTCTTGAGCTCTGGCCTTTTTagttgaggatggtgaggacaaACGCCCATAACCATTCGATAtgcttggctctgataccatgataAAAATATTGGATGTGTGTGATGCCGAAGCATGGTTTTGATATTAGAtatagtttttggttagtgaTATTGTGTACAAGTGTATGGTGTAGTTTATAGATGATGGACAAGGGATCAACTAGGATGATTGAAGGATATAGGACATGGGGGAAATAGTTCCATTAGTTGAACAAAATAGTTTGATGGAGGTATAGTAGAGATCTATGACCTCTCATGGTGGAGGGTTCACCTCACACGTGAGGGTTACCTCTCACACTCAAATGAATGAACTataagcctatttataggcgtgagtCACCGCCTTagtacaacattctagatttctaTAGAATGTTGTCCATGTAGGCTTCATCTTAGAAATTTTAGATTGTAGTTCTTCTAGAGAGTTCTGCTTGCTTGCATTCCCACGTGAACCTTCTAGATTTATTTAGCAACCTCTATTATCAACAATTCTAGACaatatcaatcttgaagtttctagaaagttttagagaaaatagatcacaatttccaacagAAATAATATTACCCttttgggaaccggaccaactgATCCGGTCTAGTTCAGTTCCAGGA
This region of Eucalyptus grandis isolate ANBG69807.140 chromosome 8, ASM1654582v1, whole genome shotgun sequence genomic DNA includes:
- the LOC104414507 gene encoding phosphoenolpyruvate carboxylase kinase 2 — its product is MTEALKRDYRICEEIGRGRFGVVRRCEPLRAAAAPSSASSLAVKSIDKSAVSGDDLDSHCLLMEPKVLSLLSPHPNLLRLHNAYEDPSHLHLVLDLCDSPDLHRAVASAGSLPEPEAARILAQLMRAVAHCHRHGVVHRDIKPDNVLFDSRGRLRLADFGSAEVIGGESGAGLRGIVGTPYYVAPEVVEGREYGEKVDVWSAGVVLYVMLAGFPPFYGESAAEIFGAVLRANLRFPPRVFRSVSATAKDLLRKMLCRDVSRRFSADQVLRHPWVTSFGGAEATDQQILN